The following are from one region of the Flavobacteriaceae bacterium UJ101 genome:
- the sixA gene encoding phosphohistidine phosphatase, SixA (KEGG: sno:Snov_2256 phosphohistidine phosphatase; Phosphoric monoester hydrolases), which produces MKRIYFIRHGKSSWKENIEDFDRPLAPRGEKAAELIGEYLSKHYSNRVIAAFSSAANRAKSTLQIVAKHFSFSSIELQEELYTFNNMTLQYQIAHLENDLEEVALFGHNPAFEMLVSQFTGKRFEKFPTCALAVVEFEEVDWKLCQKGTLIDYVVPKELG; this is translated from the coding sequence ATGAAACGAATTTATTTTATACGTCATGGAAAATCATCATGGAAAGAAAATATAGAAGATTTTGATCGTCCATTGGCACCTAGAGGGGAAAAAGCAGCAGAATTGATAGGAGAATATTTAAGTAAACATTATAGTAATCGAGTTATTGCAGCTTTTTCGAGTGCAGCCAATCGGGCGAAATCGACGTTGCAAATTGTAGCGAAACATTTTTCTTTTTCTTCAATAGAATTACAAGAAGAGTTGTATACATTTAATAATATGACGTTGCAATATCAGATTGCTCATTTAGAAAATGATTTAGAAGAGGTTGCATTGTTTGGACATAACCCTGCTTTTGAAATGTTAGTAAGTCAATTTACAGGAAAACGGTTTGAGAAATTTCCCACATGTGCGTTAGCTGTTGTTGAGTTTGAAGAAGTGGATTGGAAATTATGTCAAAAAGGAACATTAATAGATTATGTAGTTCCGAAAGAGTTAGGTTAG
- the DPP3 gene encoding dipeptidyl-peptidase III (KEGG: pdi:BDI_3779 dipeptidyl-peptidase III), whose product MRKIVLSLAIASVLIACNEKKSTAEVTETSKTGQTEDDFKWKTDEFADIKVIRYQIPGWDQLSLKQKELVYYLSQAGLSGRDIMWDQNYRHNLKVRRALENIFTNYKGDKNSEDWKKFDTYIKRVWFSNGIHHHYSTDKILPEFSKEYFSSLLKDTNTDLSEEIVDIIFSPTIDAKKVNLNTKKGLVKGSAANFYSPNMTEADVDAYYDKKIDKSDHTPVEYGLNSKLVKHEDGTIEEKVYKIGGMYSDALEKVVYWLEKAKTVAENDQQAKAIGLLIDYYKTGDLEKWNEFNIAWVEDTESNIDFINGFVEVYNDSKGFRGSYETIIEIKDFDLSKKMAVLSDNAQWFEDQSTILPEHKKENVVGVSYKVVNVASEAGDSSPSTPIGVNLPNNNWIRATHGSKSVSLGNIVYAYAQAGGSEILEEFAYSPEEIEREKKYGKAADKMHTALHEVIGHASGKINKGIGTPKETLKNYASTLEEARADLVGLYYLMDPKLQELGVLESIEGGKAAYDGYIRNGLMTQLFRLNLGDDIEEAHMRNRQLVAAWAFEKGQKDNVIEKVTKDGKTYFVVRDYDKLRAIFGELLKEIQRIKSEGDYEAGKNLVENYGVKVDQDIHKEVLDRTKNFQNKPYGGFINPILVPVTDDNGKITDIKVEYANNFTEQMLQYAKDYSFLPDEN is encoded by the coding sequence ATGAGAAAGATAGTTTTATCATTAGCCATTGCAAGTGTTTTAATCGCTTGTAATGAAAAAAAAAGTACAGCGGAGGTAACTGAAACCTCAAAAACAGGGCAAACTGAAGATGATTTCAAATGGAAAACAGATGAATTTGCCGATATTAAAGTAATCCGTTACCAAATTCCAGGCTGGGATCAATTATCGTTAAAACAAAAAGAATTGGTTTATTATTTATCACAAGCTGGTTTATCAGGTCGTGATATTATGTGGGATCAAAATTATCGTCATAATTTAAAAGTTCGTAGAGCTTTAGAAAATATCTTTACGAATTATAAGGGTGATAAAAATAGTGAAGATTGGAAAAAATTTGATACGTACATTAAACGTGTTTGGTTCTCAAACGGAATTCACCATCACTATTCTACAGATAAAATTCTTCCTGAATTTTCAAAAGAATATTTTTCTTCTTTATTAAAAGATACGAATACCGATCTTTCAGAAGAAATAGTAGACATTATATTCAGTCCTACAATCGATGCTAAAAAAGTAAATTTAAATACTAAAAAAGGATTAGTAAAAGGTTCTGCAGCTAATTTCTACTCACCAAACATGACCGAAGCTGATGTAGATGCTTATTACGATAAAAAGATTGACAAATCAGATCATACACCTGTTGAATACGGTTTAAATTCTAAACTTGTAAAACATGAAGATGGTACAATTGAAGAAAAAGTTTACAAAATTGGAGGAATGTATTCTGATGCTCTTGAAAAAGTAGTCTATTGGTTAGAAAAAGCAAAAACAGTTGCTGAAAACGATCAACAAGCCAAAGCCATCGGATTATTAATCGACTATTATAAAACAGGAGATTTAGAAAAATGGAACGAATTCAATATTGCTTGGGTAGAAGATACTGAAAGTAATATTGACTTTATCAATGGATTTGTAGAAGTGTACAATGATTCAAAAGGATTTAGAGGTTCGTATGAAACTATAATTGAAATCAAAGATTTTGATTTATCTAAAAAAATGGCCGTTCTTTCTGATAACGCACAATGGTTTGAAGATCAATCTACCATTTTACCTGAACACAAAAAAGAAAATGTAGTAGGTGTTTCATACAAAGTAGTGAATGTTGCTAGTGAAGCTGGTGATTCTTCACCTTCTACACCAATTGGAGTCAACTTACCTAATAATAACTGGATTCGTGCCACTCATGGTTCAAAATCTGTTTCATTAGGAAATATTGTATATGCCTATGCGCAAGCAGGCGGCAGTGAAATTTTAGAAGAATTTGCATACTCACCTGAGGAAATAGAACGTGAAAAAAAATATGGAAAAGCAGCTGATAAAATGCATACTGCTTTACATGAAGTGATCGGTCATGCCTCAGGGAAAATTAATAAAGGAATTGGTACACCTAAAGAAACATTGAAGAATTACGCTTCTACTTTAGAAGAAGCTCGTGCTGATTTAGTTGGATTGTACTATTTAATGGATCCTAAATTACAAGAGTTAGGCGTTTTAGAAAGTATTGAAGGTGGAAAAGCAGCTTACGATGGTTATATTCGTAATGGTTTAATGACCCAACTATTCCGTTTAAATTTAGGAGATGATATTGAAGAAGCACATATGCGTAATCGACAATTGGTTGCTGCTTGGGCTTTTGAAAAAGGTCAAAAAGACAACGTAATTGAGAAAGTAACCAAAGACGGTAAAACCTATTTTGTAGTAAGAGATTACGATAAATTACGTGCTATTTTTGGAGAATTATTAAAAGAAATTCAACGTATCAAATCAGAAGGTGATTATGAGGCTGGAAAAAATTTAGTAGAGAATTACGGTGTAAAAGTAGATCAAGACATTCATAAAGAAGTTTTAGATCGTACCAAAAATTTCCAAAACAAACCGTATGGAGGTTTCATCAATCCTATTTTAGTACCTGTAACAGATGATAACGGTAAGATTACAGATATTAAAGTTGAATATGCAAATAATTTTACTGAGCAAATGTTGCAATATGCTAAAGATTATTCTTTTTTACCTGATGAAAATTAA
- a CDS encoding chromate transport protein (This protein reduces chromate accumulation and is essential for chromate resistance. Belongs to the chromate ion transporter (CHR) (TC 2.A.51) family.) has protein sequence MAHKNDLKEIAQLFLKLGSIAFGGPAAHVAMMEDEVVKKRKWMTSEHFLDLMGATNLIPGPNSTEMTMHCGHERAGWKGLIVAGTCFIFPAILITMVFAWLYQKYGQLPYVEPFIYGIKPAVIAIILSAVYRLGKKALKNVELGILGSLTLLACLAEIHEIIALFGTGLLGIILYFLKNTKNGTLHTFSPMIFLQTTLSISSLKILWSFFKVGALLYGSGYVLFAFLDAELVNEGLLTRQELIDAIAVGQFTPGPVLSTATFIGWQMNGFWGAIAATLGIFLPSFLFVALLNPLIPKMRKSKIIAAFLDAVNIAAVAVIIAVCIEMGKETLTDWRTITIALISLIFVFYFKKLNSAFIVLGGAFLGYILTFI, from the coding sequence TGTTGCCATGATGGAAGATGAAGTGGTCAAAAAAAGAAAATGGATGACTTCTGAACATTTTCTTGACCTCATGGGTGCAACTAATCTTATACCAGGACCTAATTCTACCGAAATGACGATGCATTGTGGTCACGAAAGAGCGGGTTGGAAAGGCTTAATCGTTGCGGGTACTTGTTTTATATTTCCTGCTATTTTAATTACAATGGTTTTTGCCTGGCTCTATCAAAAATATGGGCAATTACCTTATGTTGAGCCATTTATTTATGGTATTAAACCTGCTGTTATTGCTATTATTCTTTCCGCTGTATATCGATTAGGGAAAAAGGCTTTAAAAAACGTAGAACTGGGCATTCTAGGATCTTTAACACTTCTAGCCTGTTTAGCAGAAATACACGAAATTATAGCACTCTTTGGGACAGGTCTTTTAGGAATCATCCTCTATTTTTTAAAAAATACAAAAAACGGTACACTTCATACTTTTTCACCTATGATTTTCCTTCAAACTACACTTTCAATAAGTAGCTTAAAGATATTATGGTCTTTTTTTAAAGTAGGTGCTTTACTTTATGGAAGTGGTTATGTATTATTTGCTTTTCTGGATGCCGAATTAGTTAATGAAGGTTTATTAACACGACAAGAATTAATCGATGCCATTGCTGTTGGACAATTTACACCTGGCCCAGTTTTATCAACAGCAACTTTTATTGGTTGGCAAATGAATGGTTTTTGGGGAGCAATAGCAGCTACTTTGGGAATTTTTCTTCCTTCTTTTCTTTTTGTTGCTTTATTAAACCCTTTAATCCCAAAAATGAGGAAATCAAAAATCATAGCTGCTTTTTTAGATGCTGTTAATATAGCAGCTGTAGCCGTTATCATAGCCGTTTGTATTGAAATGGGAAAAGAAACATTAACTGATTGGCGTACCATCACTATTGCACTAATTAGCTTGATCTTCGTCTTTTACTTCAAAAAACTCAATAGTGCCTTTATTGTCTTAGGAGGTGCTTTTTTAGGATATATTTTGACTTTTATTTAG